The DNA segment CCAGGCCAAACATATTGAAACGGGAAAGCTTCAGTCGCTTGCTGCCGCCACGGTTCATGAAGTTCAACATCTTCTTCATCAGGCCCTTGCTTCTGATTTTACCCTCGTTTTTCTTGATGATATTGAGACCCCAGTACGTGAAGAACATGCTTACTTCCATCCCCATGCTGGCGGCTGTGGTTGCCAGGGTGAATCCAGCCAGAGCATGGTCCAGGTCACCGTTGAACATAACTATGGTCAACTTCTCCTTTTCGTCGGCCATTTATTACTCCTACTTTCAGGCATTCCCGCTTTTGATTTCAGCTCCACAGTAAGGACATTTTGTCTTCTCACGGGGAACCGGTTTCCGGCATCTGGGGCAGTAGAATACGGTGACACCACATGCCTGACAGTATGCGCCGTCCGGGGCCATCATCTCTTCGTCACAGTACGGACAGAAAAGCCGTTTCTTTTCCTCTTGCTCTGCCATTACTTCTTCCCCCCTTTTGCCTGTTTTTTCCGGTAATTGTCTATCGCTTTACTCA comes from the Chloroflexota bacterium genome and includes:
- a CDS encoding DsrE/DsrF/DrsH-like family protein, whose product is MADEKEKLTIVMFNGDLDHALAGFTLATTAASMGMEVSMFFTYWGLNIIKKNEGKIRSKGLMKKMLNFMNRGGSKRLKLSRFNMFGLGTWMMKKLMKDVNYPSIDEMITMAQEMGVKMVPCSTTCGIMGIPDEDAFREQIDSLAGAAFFLNEARQSKVTLFI